In Citrus sinensis cultivar Valencia sweet orange chromosome 3, DVS_A1.0, whole genome shotgun sequence, the sequence TACCCAGTGAAGCTAGAAGGTTGCTGGCCTTTTTTCTTGGGCGATGGAGCAGCCAGTGAGAGAGCAGAGACAAAGCAGAACACAAGTGCCAAGAACCTAAGAAAAAGATTGGAAAAATGAATGGAAGGTCTGGAGCTCCACCTTGTAGAGGCAACTGAAAAAGAGAAAGGTGATGGAGTTGGAAACGTTTGTTGTGGAGTCAAAGAACTAGCTATCACTGGCGAAACAGTGGACACGGCTGCTGCTGCAGGCGAGGCACTGGCCATTGGTGCACAAGCAATCACCAAAACATCTCTTTCTTGTTTCATTTTCCCTCAACTGCTGCCTTCTTCAGATGAACGTCTCCTAAACCTGCTCCGGATGAAACTGGGGCCCTCTCTTGAGAAAAACTTGCTTGTTTACTACAATGAGCCTCTTCAGAACATAGTTGGTATTACTTGTGGAGCTACAACCAAGCCCTGttcttattaatataattagtttgactctataaaattaataaaatttctgaAATAAGCTTCGGAAAGTCCAATCATGTGAAGCCACGATAGCATGGAAACCAAGGGATGCTTTTCCATGCAATTTCTCTTCTGCCTGGTGGTGGTTAAGCTCTCATAAGCAAATAGAGATGAGATTGTGCATCTTGttgattgtttaattaaaataacgaGGAAGGTGATGGCAAGAGAAATTGACATTTCAACTCTCTTTTAGTCAATGTTTGTAatctttatataatttgtCTGCTGCAAGCAATAATTTAACCAACAGCAATAAGATACTCAGGCTTATTTGGTCCGATAACAATGTCTAGAGGTAGGTCATCTTCTTCGACCTGACATAAACgcatacaaatatattatgcCACTTGCTCACGCTTCAAATGGCTGAGGCTGCTGAAAGTGTTCTGCTTTAATGTTTAAAAGGCATTTGAAGTGCAGAACAGAACAGAAAGCTAGAGtttcaaattcatccaaaCATTACGTGTTTGACCAACCGCATTCTTTGAACATTTTTGTACTCATGTTACTTGGTGAGAAATGGGaagcttaatttatttatatttaaagggAACGATAATACGTACATCGTCCAATAGGCCCTTACCCctatagaagaaaaaaaatagtgggacaaaaaaagaataaaagaaaatgactaGTCATTTAAGTCAATtcataaacaataaaagagTCTGCACTGAAGATGTCCTGAACCTCTGTGTGAACTGAGAAGTTATTTTAACTTCTATTTCCTGCTCATAAGCAGATCATTCAAGTCCTTTTTGTCTGGTATCCCATTGGGTTGTTCTTCGCCCAGTTCCATTGGTGAGCGCACATGTCCTCAATGCCATACTTGGGCCTGGAAAATAAGTCATCCAGCAAGAAATACCAGAGTTAGATTTTAATGACATGCCAAATATTAGCCATGTAAAAATATGCCAAAAGAGACTAATGGTTCTGAAATGAAACCCCACTGCTAATTCATTTTTGAGGTAATTCACTGTTACTATCAACTGAGAATTATCAGCTTTTGAGCTGTCGTAATGTACTTTTAGATAACACAATCATAAATGTAATGTAACATCAATATCAAAGAagtatcatcatcaaatttggaacaaaaagaaaaaaaaaaatgtaatgcTACTGATTGTATGATGACACAGAATGGTTCAATGACTTACTTCCAACCAAGTTCTTTATGGGCTTTGTCTGTGGCAGCGTAAACAGCTGTTGCATCACCTACCCGTCTTGGACAGAATTTGATTGGGATTTTCTGcagttattttataataaaacttgaaatttgagcAAATGAATGTACTGGAGTGGGAGAACTTAAAAAAAGCGTGGATAAGAAAATCACCTTTCCAGAAGCCTTTTCAAATGCTGCAACCATTTCAAGCACGGATATGCCCTTTCCATTCCCCAGGTTGTACGCTATACAACCTATTAGAAGATAGGTGATTGAAACACAGAGATGCAATACAAATTGTTACCAAAATCACAGATTGATTCCAATTATCAGAAAAAGGTTATACTAAATCCCAAGATTTGTTTAATCAGCTCTTAGAAATTAAAGGCACACATGAGattcaagaaaattaacaGGTGGCACCAAGTATTTTGACATGCTAAATTATGATTACCTATATTTTCAGATGTAAAGAGCTTCTTAAGAGCACATATGTGACCATCTGCCAAGTCCATTACATGAATGTAGTCTCGGACCTGTTCGTGCAAACAGATTGTAATTAACAACTTTTAATGATTAATTACTATTACATAACTACTGAAAGTGATTATACATATAATTTCACATACCGCACTACCATCCTTTGTTGGATAATCCTGACCATAAACATTAAGCTCTGGATGTCTGCCGACGGCGACTTGCTGTATGTAAGGCATGAGATTGTTTGGTATGCCCTTTGGATCTTCACCGAGTTTACCACTCTCATGAGCACCAACAGGATTGAAGTACCTCAGTAATATTATTCTCCATTCTGGGTCTGCCTTTTGAACATCAAAAGCAATTTCTTCGCACCATTGCTATTAAGATGGAAAGAATAAGCGAAAGTGCAAACACATTTCACCACTCTCAATTTCAATAACAGAAGGCGTATCCCAAGTAAAGTTGCAGTACCTTAGTTCGTCCATAAGGATTCATAGCACCATACGGGAAGTCCTCAACACAAGGTATTTTTTCAGGCTGTCCATAGATAGTTGCGGATGATGAAAATACCAACTATTGGGAGAAAAAATAAGCGAAAAATCCTTGGGTCAGTAGTCGGCAAACCTGAGAATTCTCCGTTAAGGATTTACAAACAAAATGATCATGAAGAGTCAATTCCTATCTACTTACAggaaaaaatcattcaaatggatttaagccttttttttaaaaaaaaaaaaaaattaagtgaaaaatattgcAGTAGAATGTCGGACTACaaaacagaaataaaatattaaaaattggcGCTGACCTTCTTACAGTTATATTTTGCCATGGCCTGATACAGATTGATGGTaccaatcaaattattatcaaaataacgGAAAGGATGTTGAACACTCTCTGCCACAGCCTTAAGGGCACCAAAATGGATCACAGCATCAAATCTGTCGCATTACgaaatacaaaatcaaaattacaaatgaaatgTGATATCAACTTCTCGGTACAAAGATTTGCTTTGATG encodes:
- the LOC102621116 gene encoding bifunctional UDP-glucose 4-epimerase and UDP-xylose 4-epimerase 1-like, translating into MASEKNILVTGGAGFIGTHCALQLLHGGFKVVLIDNLHNSVPEAVDRVKDLAGPELAKKLEFHVGDLRNKDDLDKLFSSQKFDAVIHFGALKAVAESVQHPFRYFDNNLIGTINLYQAMAKYNCKKLVFSSSATIYGQPEKIPCVEDFPYGAMNPYGRTKQWCEEIAFDVQKADPEWRIILLRYFNPVGAHESGKLGEDPKGIPNNLMPYIQQVAVGRHPELNVYGQDYPTKDGSAVRDYIHVMDLADGHICALKKLFTSENIGCIAYNLGNGKGISVLEMVAAFEKASGKKIPIKFCPRRVGDATAVYAATDKAHKELGWKPKYGIEDMCAHQWNWAKNNPMGYQTKRT